In a single window of the Papaver somniferum cultivar HN1 chromosome 8, ASM357369v1, whole genome shotgun sequence genome:
- the LOC113304065 gene encoding uncharacterized protein LOC113304065: MAKISSSSILFCVGFLLLLITGSTVSDKAVFTIGTAPDGSECPISDNAGSTGTSRVNNGLSCGGCMKACFKKCGNSKVKIGLACRQMTATGWSCGCCCSTDH, encoded by the exons ATGGCGAAGATTTCTTCTTCCTCCATTCTCTTTTGTGTTGGTTTTCTCTTGCTGTTGATTACTGGATCTACAGTTTCCG ACAAGGCTGTTTTTACTATTGGCACTGCACCAGATGGCAGTGAATGTCCAATAAGTGATAATGCTGGATCAACTGGGACAAGTAGAGTAAATAATGGTCTATCATGTGGGGGTTGTATGAAAGCATGTTTCAAGAAATGTGGAAATAGCAAAGTAAAAATTGGTTTAGCTTGCAGGCAGATGACTGCTACTGGGTGGAGCTGTGGTTGTTGTTGTTCCACAGATCATTAA
- the LOC113304476 gene encoding uncharacterized protein LOC113304476 produces the protein MVLVLVMDGTIIQRHLTGIEPLSGSNFKKWKSQLDIVLGCMEYDIALTEEIPAIPETNEPEPVRIKYNKWVRANRMALMIIKSSISDVIRGGIPTKDTAKELMKEISNQFTGSSKALQFTYLTQLISLKYDGHGNVREHILKLSNLIISLKELEMDLGNDFLVHLVVASLPRSFETFKVNYNAQERKWTVSELIAYCVMEEERQKQGKVESAKLTFHGANKKSFKKKGFKKDFNKKNGSDHAVTDKKKERDKSIRSDHGGEYYGRANQDGVNFGKFLKYLQEHGILPQYTTPGTPEQNGVAERRNRTYQNMVRSMSCYSDLWDEALKTAVYLLNRVPSKAVPKTPFELWTGRKPSLHHLHVWGCPAEARLYDPDIKKLDPRTVTCRFIGYPERSKGFRFYCPARSMQIVETNNAKFLEFGDGHLDHREMVFEEVIDDIPFIIPSVSTDFPSTEVFSPVTSIIDESIHSQTVEAV, from the exons ATGGTTCTAGTTTTGG TTATGGATGGAACTATCATCCAACGACATCTGACTGGAATTGAACCACTTAGTGGTTCAAATTTCAAGAAATGGAAGTCGCAACTGGATATTGTCTTGGGATGTATGGAATATGACATTGCTCTTACTGAAGAGATACCTGCGATTCCTGAAACAAATGAACCTGAACCAGTTAGGATAAAGTATAACAAATGGGTTAGGGCAAATAGGATGGCACTGATGATCATTAAGTCTTCAATAAGTGATGTTATTCGTGGTGGCATTCCAACTAAGGATACTGCAAAAGAATTAATGAAGGAAATCTCAAATCAGTTTACTGGGTCCTCTAAGGCACTTCAATTTACCTATTTAACTCAGCTCATTTCTCTCAAGTATGATGGTCATGGAAATGTTCGTGAACATATTCTCAAGCTGTCTAATCTTATCATTTCTCTTAAGGAGTTAGAAATGGACTTAGGTAATGATTTTCTTGTGCATTTGGTTGTTGCTTCTCTTCCTCGTTCTTTTGAGACCTTCAAAGTGAACTACAATGCTCAAGAACGTAAGTGGACTGTGAGTGAATTAATTGCTTATTGTGTAATGGAGGAAGAACGACAAAAGCAAGGAAAGGTTGAATCTGCGAAGCTGACTTTTCATGGAGCTAATAAGAAAAGTTTTAAGAAGAAAGGTTTCAAGAAAGACTTCAATAAGAAAAATGGGTCTGATCATGCAGTCACTGATAAGAAGAAAGAAAGGGATAAAAGTATTCGTTCTGACCATGGAGGAGAATACTATGGTAGGGCAAATCAAGATGGAGTTAATTTTGGGAAATTTCttaaatatcttcaagaacatgGTATACTTCCACAATATACAACTCCTGGTACTCCTGAGCAGAATGGCGTGGCTGAAAGACGCAACAGAACTTATCAAAATATGGTCCGTAGCATGAGCTGTTACTCTGATTTATGGGATGAAGCCTTGAAGACCGCAGTTTATCTACTGAATCGGGTTCCCAGTAAAGCTGTACCGAAAACCCCTTTCGAACTCTGGACAGGAAGGAAACCAAGTTTACATCATCTGCATGTATGGGGTTGTCCCGCAGAGGCAAGACTCTATGATCCTGACATTAAAAAGTTGGATCCTAGAACTGTAACATGTCGTTTCATAGGATACCCGGAGAGATCTAAGGGTTTTCGTTTCTACTGTCCGGCGAGATCTATGCAAATTGTAGAAACAAATAATGCTAAGTTTTTGGAGTTCGGTGATGGTCATTTAGATCATCGAGAAATGGTGTTTGAAGAGGTTATAGATGATATACCATTTATAATTCCTAGTGTATCAACTGATTTTCCATCGACAGAAGTCTTTTCACCTGTAACTTCTATAattgatgaatccatccattcaCAAACTGTTGAAGCTGTTTAA
- the LOC113304478 gene encoding uncharacterized protein LOC113304478, with amino-acid sequence MAKISSSSILFLIGFLLLVITVFPATDKSTPTPSGNAPDGSECPMRDAANSKGTSRIVDGLSCDGCTKSCFKKCGKSKTKTLLACRQMTSTKWSCGCCCSKD; translated from the exons ATGGCAAAGATTTCTTCTTCCTCCATCCTCTTCCTGATTGGTTTCCTCTTGTTGGTGATAACCGTATTCCCAGCTACTG ACAAGTCTACTCCTACTCCTTCTGGTAATGCACCAGATGGTAGTGAATGTCCCATGAGGGATGCCGCTAATTCAAAAGGGACGAGTAGAATAGTTGATGGTCTATCATGTGATGGTTGTACGAAATCTTGTTTTAAGAAATGTGgaaaaagcaaaacaaagactCTTCTAGCTTGTAGGCAAATGACTTCTACTAAGTGGAGCTGCGGGTGTTGCTGTTCCAAGGACTAG